A section of the Flavobacterium ardleyense genome encodes:
- a CDS encoding DUF2797 domain-containing protein: MQFEATLRKMTTEIGDPIQYYMIFDDNFINVNQLLGKEISIDLLGSQCLNCLKSKKVFRQGFCYDCFYKSPMVGDWIMRPELSTAHLGIADRDLDYETQVQITPHIIYLASSCEVKVGVTRGTQVPTRWIDQGAEAAIPIMEVPNRYLAGVTEVALKNHFVDKTNWRKMLLNDVVDVDLEEARAKLQDLLPGESREFYDLKPQTVMKLSYPVLQYPTKIKSLSLEKMPNFKGILTGIKGQYLMFEDGTVFNVRSAEGSVVRISVY; the protein is encoded by the coding sequence ATGCAATTTGAAGCTACGCTACGTAAAATGACTACCGAAATTGGAGATCCAATTCAATACTATATGATTTTTGACGATAATTTTATAAACGTAAATCAGTTATTGGGCAAGGAAATATCTATCGATTTACTGGGTTCGCAATGTTTAAACTGTCTAAAGTCCAAGAAAGTTTTCCGTCAAGGTTTCTGCTACGACTGCTTTTATAAAAGTCCGATGGTGGGCGATTGGATCATGCGTCCCGAACTGAGCACGGCACATCTTGGTATTGCCGACCGTGATCTTGACTATGAAACTCAAGTTCAAATCACACCGCATATCATTTACTTAGCATCTTCCTGCGAAGTAAAAGTGGGTGTTACACGTGGCACGCAAGTTCCAACTAGATGGATAGATCAAGGTGCCGAAGCTGCCATCCCCATTATGGAAGTTCCCAATAGGTATTTAGCGGGAGTTACCGAAGTTGCCCTCAAAAACCATTTTGTCGATAAGACCAATTGGCGAAAAATGCTACTTAATGATGTTGTAGATGTAGATCTTGAGGAGGCTAGAGCAAAGTTGCAAGATTTGCTTCCAGGCGAATCTCGCGAATTTTATGACCTCAAACCTCAGACTGTTATGAAACTTTCTTATCCAGTACTGCAATATCCTACCAAAATTAAAAGTTTAAGTCTCGAGAAAATGCCGAATTTCAAAGGTATTTTAACTGGAATTAAAGGACAGTATTTAATGTTTGAAGATGGCACCGTCTTTAATGTCCGCAGCGCCGAAGGTTCAGTAGTTCGTATTTCTGTCTATTAA